CCCCGGCCAACCCCCGGCCTCCTCCGGCCAGGGCTTCCTCTCCAACCTCCCCTGGCTGAACCCGGCGAACGCCTGGGGGCCGATTGAAAAGGACCGCAGCGTGGGCGGCAAGGTGCTGGGGGACGGCCGGGTCCTGACCATCGGCGGCCAGACCTTCGCCAAGGGGCTGGGCATGCACGCGGGCGCCAGCGTGGGTTACAGCCTGGCGGGGCGCTGCTCGACCTTCTCGGCGAGCGTCGGCGTGGACGACGAGGTGGGAAGCGGGGGCAGCGTGGTCTTCCAGGTGTTCGGGGACGGCAGGCTGCTGGCCGAAAGCCCGGTACGGCGCGGCACAGACGGGCCGATGCCGCTGACGGCAAGTCTGTCGGGGGTGAACGAGCTGAGGCTGGTGGCGACGGACGCGGGGGACGGAATCGAGTCCGACCACGCGGACTGGGGCGGCCTTTCGCTCACCTGCACCGCCGGACCCACCCCGCCCGCTGTGCCCGCGGGCTTCACGGCGAGCGGCCAGGGCACAGGCGTCACGCTGAACTGGGACGACATGTTGGGCGCAGGGCTGGGCGGCTACCGCCTGGAGCGCGCCCCCACGCCCGACGGTCCCTTCCTGCCCGTGACCCCGGACGTGATCGGGGCCTCGGACTTCGAGGACACCTTTGCCCCGGCGGGCGAGACCTCGTACTACCGGGTGTTCACCCTCGATCCGGGCGGCGACGTCTCGGGGTTCGCTTCAGCCAGCGCCACCCGCCCCGCCGCGCCCACCGCGAGCAGCCTGGTGTACTCCCCCATGGCCGACCAGCCGTATGGCGTGTCCGAGGCGCAGGGCCGGGCCGTGAACGGCAAACTCTATTCCTTCGGCGGGTTCGACAGCCTCAAGGGCTGCTGCACCCCGACGGACCGCGCCTACGTCTACGAACCCGCCGTCAACCTTTGGAGGCGCCTGCCCAACATGCCGGGCCGGGGCGTGACCCACGCGGGGATGACCACCGACGGGAAGAGCATCTACTACGCGGGTGGATATATCGCCAACTCCAGTTGGACAGCGCAGGTCTACGGCACGAAAGCCGTCTGGCGCTTCGACCTCGCCAGCGAGCAGTACACCCGCCTGCCCGACCTGCCAGTCGAGCGCGCCGCCGGGCAGCTCGAGTACCTGAACGGCAGGCTGCATTATTTCGGCGGCACCAACCTCGCGCGCACCCAGAACGTTGGGGACCACTACATTCTGGACCTGGCGAACGGGGCCAGCGCCTGGATCACCGCCGCGCCGCTGCCCAACCCCCGGCATCACATGGGCTCAGCCGTGCTGGGCGGCAAGATCTACGCCATCGGCGGCCAGCACGGGCACGACGAGCGGCTGGTGACCCAGGCGACGGTGAACGCCTACGACCCGGCAACCGACACCTGGGCCACCCTGCGGGACTTGCCGTCGGCCCGCAGCCACATCTCCAGCTCGACCTTCGTGCTGGGCGGGCGCATTGTGGTGGCGGGGGGCGAACGCTCGCACCTGCAAAACATCTCGGCCGTCAACGCCTACGACCCGGCGACCGACACCTGGTCGGCGCTGACCTCGCTGCCGGGCGCGCGGGCCTCGGGCGTCGCCGCGCCCCTCGGCAACGGCTTCGTGTACTCCGCGGGCAACTGGGCCCGCTCTGGCTGGCGGGTCGTCCCCGCCACACCCTAGAGGACCACCGCAGGGCGGAGCCCCGGGGAGCGAGCGCCACACTCCCCGGAATTCTGCTGGCTCAGGAGGCGTGTTACCGGCTCGGCGCCCGCGCTCGGGTGTGCCCCGAGCAAGGGTGGAGCCGGGCGACGAGGTTCTGGGTCATGCTGCCGCTCGCAGGTCTGGGGACAGCCAACAAAGGGCCAAGTACCCCACAAACCCAGCCCTGCCGTGCCTGATACGGATTCCGGCCCAGCAGTAATGCAAGAACGGTGAAACCCGACCGAAGGGAGGAGGAACAATTCCGGACTCCCAAATGAAGTGAGCCCTCGGCGCTTTTCCGAAGGCTCACGGCGGGGGCCGGAACTGGTAGGACCTCTGCCGGTAGACGGCGACAGGAACGTGCGACTCTTCTAACCCGCCTCGACCCGCGCGCTTGCGGTCGGGGCGGCCTTCCCAAGCGCCAGCCGGATGGTCCGGTCGTAGCTCTCGGCGATCTGCGGCCAGGAGAAGCGCGCCCGCGCCGCCGCCTCACCCGCGCTCGCCAATCGGGCACGCAGGGCCGGGTCCCACACCACGCGGCCCAGCGCGGCGGTCAGCGCCTCGACATCGCCGGGCTCGACCAGCAGCCCTGTCACCTCGTCTTCGACGATCTCGGGAATGCCGCCCGTCCGTGACGCCACCAGGCAATTGCCATGCGCCATGCCCTCCACGATGACCATGCCGAAGGGCTCCGCCCACACCGAGGGGCAGACCAGCACATCCGAGGCGTGCAGGTGCGCCTCTACCACCGCCGAGGGCTGATAGCCGTGCCAGACGATGTCCTCCCGCCCAGCACTCCGCGCCCGCAACTCCTCCCAGTACGGGGAGGGCTCGTTGGAGAAGGTCGCTCCGCCGATCAGGTGGAGTTCGGCAGGGGCGCCCTCGGCGGTCAGCCGCTCGAACGCCTCCAGCAGGACATGCACGCCCTTTTCCGGGACCATCCGTCCGACGTAGGTGAGGACGACCCGGGGCCCGGACGAGCGGCGGGGCTCAGTTCGGCTGGGCAACACGGTGCCGTTGTAGACCACCTCGACGTCACCTGTCACCTGCGTGCGCACGGTGTCGCGCAGGTGGGCGCTGCAGGTGATAATCAGGTCCGCGCAGGCGGCGACGCGGCGGAGGACCGCCGCGGACCACCCGGCCAGATGGTCGTTTTGCAGGTGCAGCACCAGCAGGGGTCGGCGGCGTTTCAGCCGGGAAAGAATGCGCAGCCCGAGGAGGTAGGTGGGCCGGTTGTGGACCTGAATGACGTCGACGTCACGCCAGGGGAGGCGGGCCAGATTGAACGCGACCACCAGCGGCCCGGCCACCAGCAGGCCCAGCCTGCTTTTGCGCCCCCCCGCCCGCCAGACGCGGGTGAGCAGCCTGTGCCCCACGAAGTAGCGAGCCCCCTCGCCGGGCTGAAACCCCCGCCCCTGCAACACCACGTGCCGGGTGCCCGAGAGGGGGACGACTTCCGCGACCCAGCGCCCGATGGCGCCGCGACCGTCGGGCTGAAGAGTTTCGCCCTCGGGGAGGACATGGAGTGTCAGCATAAACTCACCCGCTTCATCGGAGTCAGGAACGTGGGAGGGGTGACTGGGGAGCCCCGGACCATTCGGGAGCGGATAGCGCCGCCCTCAAGGTGGGCACCCATCAGAGCGAGCAGCCACAGCCCCACAGGACCGGTCAGGAGCAGGTGGGCCGGCTCCGGCACCACGACGAGGATTCGGGTGAGGCTCGGCGCGCTCCGGCCCCTCAACGGTTCTGCTTCAGGCCAACCACGATGTCCGCGTCCCGCAACTTGTCCTGCCAGCGTTCGTATTCCTGCCGCTCCATCTGAAGGGTGATCGGGCCGGGCAGGACCCGGTTGCCGGTGCAGCGGCTCTGCCCACTCGTGGTGGTCGCGCAGTCGGGAAGCCAGAGAGGATTTTGCGCCGTGGGGGACTTGAGGGGCCGCGCCCACCCTACCAGGTTGTCGCGCATCAGGTTGTTGTAGAACGTCCCGTGCTGCTTGTTGCCGGCGGTGTCCCACACGTACATTCCCACGTTCTGGGCGGCGATGGGGGTGCCGTTCGGCAGGTAACCGCTGGAGATGACCCGGTTCTCGAACACCTCGATGTTGTTGCCCGAGGCGATGGCAATGCCCTGGTTGGAGGTACTCACGATCTGGTTGCGGTAGGCGATGATATAGCCCCCCGCGCCCTCCTTGGTCTTCGAGCCGCCGTCGCCCATCATCAGGCCGCCCCCCGCGTACTTGTCTGTGCCCGGATGCACCGGGTACGCCCCCTGAATGTAGTTGTCGTGGATGGAGATGCGGCTCGACGCGGTGCCGCGGGAGCCATACATGTTGATGACCTCCTCGACGCGGCTCTTGCCCGGCTCGTTGATCACCTCGTTCCAGGCCACTTCGGCTCCCTGGATGTCCTTGATATCGTTGAACTGCACGAACTGTACAAGCTTGTACCCGGTACTCGAGAACTGGTCCTCGCCGTCACTGTACCGGCCGTCGATGTTCAGCGCCCGATTTCGCAGGACCTTGATCGTCTGCCCCCGTTCGGGGTCGCCCACGTACTTGCGGAAGTACATGCCGGACGTGCCGATCAGCTCGTTGTTCTCCACGACGGCGCTCTCGAACTCCTCCATGTTCAGGAAGCGCCCGGGGGCGCGTTTGGCGCTGGCCGGAAGGTTCGGATTCAGGGCGACGCCGCGGGTGTTGCGGATCGTGACGTTGGCCCGGTCGAACGCGCTGTGAATCAGGGTCCCCCGACCCTCGACGTTGGAGTACTCGATGATCACCGGTTCGCGGGTGGCGATATCGATGGCGGGCTTGTTGGGGTCGAGGCTGCGCCAGTTGCCGCGGTAGGTTCCGCCCTTGCGGATCGTGATTGGGCCGTCGTAGGTCAGGTCCGTGGGGGACTGCTGCGCGCTCGTTCCCAGCACCAGGGCCGCCACCAGTACCAGGCCGAGGCGCGAACTTGGGAAGGAGGTCGGGGTCATCTTCATGGGCTACAGTCTCCGTGGCTGGCCGTCTCAGAAGAGTAAATAAGACGTCTCGGCCTACTTACCAAAGTCCTTGACATAGGCGCGGCCCAGCAGGGCGTCGCGCAGCGCCTCGGCCGTCAGGGCCGCGGAGCGCCAGGTCAGGTTGCCGTTTTTCGCCAGAGCCCCGTAGCCGAAGAGCGCGAAGGTGCAGAACCGGACCATGAACCAGGGCAGGGATTTGCCGTAGCGCCGCCGGATCAGCAGCCCGTTGCGGATGTGGTAGTAGTGTTTTCTGGGGTTGTACTTCTCATGGGGAGCCTTGGCGAAGCTGCCATGGTGCCACATCCGGCTGGCCGGAACGAGACAGATCCGCAAGCCGTGAGCCCCCAGCCGCAGGGCATACTCAGAGTCGTCCCCCATGAAGAAGAAGTTGTCCACCGGGAGGCCCACCCGGCGCACCGCGTCCATGCGGATCAACGTCCCCACGAAGGAGAAGAGGTCGATGGGCGCGCATGGCCGGGCATAGGTCTCGGAACTTACCGGCGTCTCGCGCAGCCGGACCGGGTCGAAGTTGCGCCGCTGGTGGAGGTCAAAGCTGCCATCCCGCGCGAGTACGGCGCCGCACAGCGCCTCGGCGGCCCCATCCCACCGCAGCAGTTGCTCCAGTGCGTCGTCCTCGGCAAAGCAGTCGTCGTCCATCACCCACACGTAGCGGTAGTTGCCCTCCAGGGCCCGGCGCACCCCGTAGGCGAACCCGTACGCGCCGCCCAGGTTCTGCTCCAGCCGCAAGTAGGTCACGCGCTCGTGTGCCGGGATCACCTCGGATGTCCCGTCAGTGGAGGCGTTGTCGATCACGTAGATGCGCGCGAGCGGCTCCGTCTGCCGCAGCAGGCTGTCTAGGCACTTGACCAGCAACTCCTTGCGGTTGTAGGTCACGACGACGGCGGCGACGCCACTCGCGGGCTCACTTCCCTGGGCGGGTAGCGCGCTGGGGGCCAGCTCGGCCTGGGCCCGCCGCGAGGGCAAACTGGAGGAATCACTCATCATGAATATCCTTTCGCACCGGCTGCCTCCAATTCAGGCAGGCCAGCCGTTCAATTTTCGAGGGAAGTCGAGGCGGAGTCTTCCGGGCCGGGGGCCGAGCGAACCGTAACGCACAGCACGCTCCTGACCCCGGTTTCACCGGCCCGGGGGTAGATGCGCAGGCCGTAGCGGTAACCGGGCGCCTCCGCGCCCTGAAACTCCTGGCCCTGGAGAGCCGGGCCGGGCTTCCCGTCCCCGGCCACCCGCTCCTGCGGCCACAGGTCGGTCCCCGAGAACCCCAGTTCCCGGGCGAGGGCGCCGACGTTCGCCCGCAGCTCGGCGGGGCTCTGCTCGCTCACGAAGCTGTAGGTCTCCAGCAACCTCAGGGGAGTTGTCGTCTCCGCCGCAGCCGTCCCGGCCTCCCAGGCCGCCCGCTCCGTCTCGCATTCAGGCGTGGCCTGGAGCGTCACCGGCAGCGCCGTGGCGAGCCGGAACACGAAGTAGACGGTCCAGGCCTGAGCCGACGCGCCGCCGGGCAGTGCCAGGAGGAGCCACAGGGCCAACCACTTGCATCTCACCTTCACGTCTTCCTCCAGACTGGGGGTATGGCCCCCACTTTGCTGATCCCGCGCATCAGCGAACCGCCAGCCGGGTGGTGATGGGCCGCAGGAACTTGAGCGCGTAACGCCGCAGCTCGGTCTCCGGCCCGAGCAGCACCACCAGGCCCAGGAGAACCGCGCCCAGCAGCAGCTCCACGCCGAAGAGCGCGAACACCGAAACGCCTGCGGTCCGCAGCAGTTGGGCGACCAGGAAGAGGGGCGCCCCGACCATCACGCCGCAACCCGCTCCCACCGCGTAGGCCTTGAGGGTCTCGCGGTGGCCACCCCCCAGGATGCGCGAGGCGACGACCGCGTAGGCCGCGCTGTACAGCACTCCGGCCACCACGAGGACCCAGGCGAAGCCCTGCACGCCCCACCCCAGCCGGTACACCGTCCAGAAGGCGGCGGCCAGAAATACGAGCTGCACACTCTGCACGGCGATCTTGATGTTCAGCCGGGCCGTGGCCTCCGCCACGATGGCCGCGATGTTGCCGAGGACCGGAAAGGGCACGTACACCGCGAAAGCCTGGACCAGGGGGACGGCCGCCATGTAGCGGTCGCCCAGCAGCACCCGCACGATCTCCGGCGCGCACACGAAGAGGCCCGCCGCCAGGCTGAACATCACCGTGGACATCGCCAGCAGACCGGAGCTGTAGGCCCGCCGCAACTTCACGGGGTCATCCTGAAGGGCGGCGAAAGAGGCCCCCAGGACGCGCGTAAGCCCCCCAGCCAGCCGTGCGACCGGCATTCCGGCGATCACATAGGCGCGGTTGTACAGGCCCACGGCCGTCACGTCGAACAGCCGCGCCATTAAGAAGGTGGCGACGTTCCCGCTGAAGAACTCCAGCAGCCGCAGCGCCGACATGCGGGCGCCGTAGCTGTACAGGTCGCGGTAGGGGGCCCAGCGGAACGTGAGGGCAAAGGGATGGCGGGCATAGGCATACGACACCCCGAGCTGGATGACCCAGGTGGCCGCCGCGCTGATGACGAGGCTCATCGCCCCGAAGCCCAGCCGAGCCGCCCCGATGCCCAGGAGGCCGTGGCCGATCACGTAGGCCGCGACCTCGCCGACGATCAGTGGCTTGAAGCGCAACTCGCGGCGCAGCAGACTCGTCGACACGGCTGACAGGGCGGCGACCACGTACGTCAGGGCGAACCCCCGGAACACCGGGACGACCTCGGGCTTCTGGGTGTACGCGCCCGCCAGCGGCGCGGCGAACCAGACCACCACCGTCACCACCACGCTCAGCACCAGGGACGCGGTGAAGCCCGCCCGGATATGCTCCTGGGTGAGGTCGCGCCGCTGGACGATGGCCTGCCCCACCCCCAGCTCGGTGAGCAGCGCCCCGAAGGTGGAGAGCGTGGAGGCGATGGCCGCCACCCCGAACTCCTGGGGAGTGAGCAGCCGCGCCAGCACCGCCATGAACAGCGGTTGCAGCAGCATGTTCGTGAACAGGCCCAGGTAGCTCCACTTCAGGGCGTTCATCGTCTTCTGACGCAGGTTGTTCATGCGTGGCCCGGGCCTTTCACGGCTGGAACGTCCCCCCTGCTGGTGCCTGACGGCGCCTGCTCGGCGACCCGGTCGTACAGCGTCTCCAGGGCGCGGGCCTGCACTGCCGCGTCGAAACGCTCGACCACAACGCGGCGTCCGGCACGCGCGAGGCGTTCCCGCAGCGGCGCGTCCCGCAGCAGCCGGATCAGGGCCGCGGCGAGCGCCCCCTCGTCCCGCTCGGGCACCAGCAGCCCCGTCTCGCCGTCCGTCACCGCCTCCGGGGTCCCGGCGCTGAGGGTGGACACCGTCGGCACCCCGGCCGCGAGCGCCTCCAGGACGACGGTGGGCAGCCCCTCGGTGTCACCGTTGCTCGCGGTCAGGCTGGGCAGGCAGAAGACCTGCGCCGCCCGCATATGGTCGAGGACAGCCCCCGCCGACAGCTTGCCCAGGAAGGCGCAGCGCACTCCCAGCGCCCGGGCCTGTTCCTCCAGCGTGGCCCTGAGTGGCCCGTCGCCGATCAGCACGAGCCGCGCGCCCGGCACCGCGCGCTGCACCTCGGCCATCGCGCGCAGCAGCCCTGCCGCTCCCTTCTTCTCCACCAGGCGGCCGACGAACAGCACGGCGGGCTCAGCGGAAGGCGGACCCTCGCGCGGGGTAAAGAATGTGGTGTCTATCCCGTTGTAGTGGGTGACCACCTTCTCAGGCGGAAAGCCCCTGTCCAGCAGTTGACGGCGGATGTGTTCGGAGACGGCGATGAACAGCGCCCCCTGCCTGATCAACTCGGGGCGGCGCGTCACGAGACGGCGCTCGCGCAGCGTGCCCGCCCGCAAGTGGTCGTCATGCACCGTCGCGTCGCGGCCGTGAAACGTCACCACCAGGGGCACCCGCAGCCGCCGGGCAAGCGGCAACGCCATCGCGCCGTTCGTGCCGAAGTGCGCGTGCATCAGTACCGGGCGCAGCGCCCGCAACCGCGAGACCAGGCGCGGCGCTAGGCCCGTCGCCTTGTATAGCAGTTCCCCCGCGCGCCCCCGGGGCGTTCCGTCACTCACCACGATCGTGCGCCCCGGAGGAGTCTCCAGTTCGCCAACGCGGCGCAGCCCCGCGTAATAGGGCGTGAAGCGCCGCAGGGATTCGGCCTGGCCCAGGATGAACGTCTCAGAATAGGTCAGCAGGTCCTCGTGGTAGATGATCAAGTTACGCTTCATTCCCTGGCCGCCCTGTTCCGGCCGCCCCGCGTGGGAACATTCCTGCACGGGCGGCCAAACGGCCTTCCGCTATGGCCGCGCCCCCAGCAAGCTCCCTGTCTGCACCCTGAACCCTTCATATGGCTTCCATAGTAGGCGCAGGGCCGTTACACGAAAGTAAACCCAAAGTGCGCCGCGTACGCCGGAAACGCCCTCTGGACGGGGTTCCCCAGCATCAGCACTGCGGCCCGCGTTCGCTCCTCTCCGCGCCGCGGCTGGAGGAGGAACACGGGCCACAGGGGAGACCCCGGGCGGTCACTTCACCACAGGCAGGATCCGTTTGCCGGTCCTGTTCAACAAGCCGTCTTTGACGCCGATCGCCGTGTACTTCCACTTTTCCAGAAAGTTCTCCTCATAGACGAGTTCCGCCAGCGAAGCCCGCCCGAACTTCTTGAGAATGTAGAGGTAGACCCCCGCCTTCTGACCCGCCGGCACGTCTAGGTCTCTCGCCATCAGCAGTTCGTTGCGGACGTTGTAGTAGTTCTTCCAGGCGGGCTGGGTGCTGCGGGTGCTGATCCGGCCCAGCCGCTTGACTTTGATCGTCCTGCCGCCGTAATCGTGGTAGAAGACGGCGTCCAGGACGCAGAGCGTCTTTAGGCCCGCCGCCTTGATCCGCAGGGCGTATTCAATGTCGTCCGCACTGATGAAAAAATCCGTGCGGGGCAAGCCGATCTTCCGCACCACGCCGCGTTTGATGAGTGGACCGACGAAGGCAAAGATATCGACCTGGACGGTGGCGTGGCTCTCCTTGTCCACCTCCACAAAGCCGTTGTTCCAGCGGTAGATGCCGTATTTCCGGCCCGCTTGGTCCACCTGGATGGGAACCAGGACATCCGCCTCGTCCGCTCTCGCCAGCAGGCGCCGCAGGCAGTCCTTCTCGACGTAGGCGTCGTCGTCGAACAGCCATAGGTACTCGTACCCGCTCGCGTAGGCTCGGCGCATGCCCGCCTCGAACCCCCCCGAGCCGCCGAGATTCTGCTCCAGCACGAGCAGATCGACCTCGGGAAACAGCTCTGCGACCAGAGCGGGAGTTCCGTCGGTCGAGGCGTTGTCGACGACGAGTACCTTCTCGGGTCGCTCGCTCGACGCCCACAGGCTGGTTAGGCACTCGCGGAGCTTGTCCTTCCTGTTGTAGGTCACGATGACCGCGCAGACACCATTGTTCATCTGTTTGTTCCCTTTCCTTGGCCGCCCTCTACCGTGAAGCACGCGCGGGCGAACACCGTCCCGGCATTGCCTCTGAACGAGACTCGTGGGACTGGCGTTTATTCCTTTTCGCTCTCCCAGCACGGACGACGTTTTCCCCAGCTCCCCGGTGGCAAGTCAGTCGTCCCCTTGATGAAAAGCTGGATGCATCGGCTGCTCGCGCCGGGGCTCCTCACGCCTGAGAGAACCAAGCAGCTCTTCCCACTGGGCGATGATCTCCTGCGGTTTGAAGCGGGCAGCCGCCTCGTAGCTCCGTCCACTCATGCGGGCGCGCAACTCCGGGCTCGACATGGCGGTCCGGAGCCCCTCGGCCAGCGCGGCAGTGTCCCCGGATGCCACAAGCAGGCCGTTCACCCCGTGCTCGACAAGTTCCCGCGGCCCGACCTCACAGTCAAAGGCGACGGCGGGCAGACCATACGCCTGGCTCTCGATCAGCACCATACCGAAGCCCTCGGACCGGGAACTCAGGCAGTACAGACCTGCCGCCGCGTAGTGCGCGGGCATATCCCCCGACCGCCCCGCAA
The Deinococcus aerius DNA segment above includes these coding regions:
- a CDS encoding NPCBM/NEW2 domain-containing protein, which encodes PGQPPASSGQGFLSNLPWLNPANAWGPIEKDRSVGGKVLGDGRVLTIGGQTFAKGLGMHAGASVGYSLAGRCSTFSASVGVDDEVGSGGSVVFQVFGDGRLLAESPVRRGTDGPMPLTASLSGVNELRLVATDAGDGIESDHADWGGLSLTCTAGPTPPAVPAGFTASGQGTGVTLNWDDMLGAGLGGYRLERAPTPDGPFLPVTPDVIGASDFEDTFAPAGETSYYRVFTLDPGGDVSGFASASATRPAAPTASSLVYSPMADQPYGVSEAQGRAVNGKLYSFGGFDSLKGCCTPTDRAYVYEPAVNLWRRLPNMPGRGVTHAGMTTDGKSIYYAGGYIANSSWTAQVYGTKAVWRFDLASEQYTRLPDLPVERAAGQLEYLNGRLHYFGGTNLARTQNVGDHYILDLANGASAWITAAPLPNPRHHMGSAVLGGKIYAIGGQHGHDERLVTQATVNAYDPATDTWATLRDLPSARSHISSSTFVLGGRIVVAGGERSHLQNISAVNAYDPATDTWSALTSLPGARASGVAAPLGNGFVYSAGNWARSGWRVVPATP
- a CDS encoding glycosyltransferase family 4 protein, encoding MLTLHVLPEGETLQPDGRGAIGRWVAEVVPLSGTRHVVLQGRGFQPGEGARYFVGHRLLTRVWRAGGRKSRLGLLVAGPLVVAFNLARLPWRDVDVIQVHNRPTYLLGLRILSRLKRRRPLLVLHLQNDHLAGWSAAVLRRVAACADLIITCSAHLRDTVRTQVTGDVEVVYNGTVLPSRTEPRRSSGPRVVLTYVGRMVPEKGVHVLLEAFERLTAEGAPAELHLIGGATFSNEPSPYWEELRARSAGREDIVWHGYQPSAVVEAHLHASDVLVCPSVWAEPFGMVIVEGMAHGNCLVASRTGGIPEIVEDEVTGLLVEPGDVEALTAALGRVVWDPALRARLASAGEAAARARFSWPQIAESYDRTIRLALGKAAPTASARVEAG
- a CDS encoding glycosyltransferase family 2 protein; its protein translation is MSDSSSLPSRRAQAELAPSALPAQGSEPASGVAAVVVTYNRKELLVKCLDSLLRQTEPLARIYVIDNASTDGTSEVIPAHERVTYLRLEQNLGGAYGFAYGVRRALEGNYRYVWVMDDDCFAEDDALEQLLRWDGAAEALCGAVLARDGSFDLHQRRNFDPVRLRETPVSSETYARPCAPIDLFSFVGTLIRMDAVRRVGLPVDNFFFMGDDSEYALRLGAHGLRICLVPASRMWHHGSFAKAPHEKYNPRKHYYHIRNGLLIRRRYGKSLPWFMVRFCTFALFGYGALAKNGNLTWRSAALTAEALRDALLGRAYVKDFGK
- a CDS encoding lipopolysaccharide biosynthesis protein, whose translation is MNNLRQKTMNALKWSYLGLFTNMLLQPLFMAVLARLLTPQEFGVAAIASTLSTFGALLTELGVGQAIVQRRDLTQEHIRAGFTASLVLSVVVTVVVWFAAPLAGAYTQKPEVVPVFRGFALTYVVAALSAVSTSLLRRELRFKPLIVGEVAAYVIGHGLLGIGAARLGFGAMSLVISAAATWVIQLGVSYAYARHPFALTFRWAPYRDLYSYGARMSALRLLEFFSGNVATFLMARLFDVTAVGLYNRAYVIAGMPVARLAGGLTRVLGASFAALQDDPVKLRRAYSSGLLAMSTVMFSLAAGLFVCAPEIVRVLLGDRYMAAVPLVQAFAVYVPFPVLGNIAAIVAEATARLNIKIAVQSVQLVFLAAAFWTVYRLGWGVQGFAWVLVVAGVLYSAAYAVVASRILGGGHRETLKAYAVGAGCGVMVGAPLFLVAQLLRTAGVSVFALFGVELLLGAVLLGLVVLLGPETELRRYALKFLRPITTRLAVR
- a CDS encoding glycosyltransferase; this translates as MKRNLIIYHEDLLTYSETFILGQAESLRRFTPYYAGLRRVGELETPPGRTIVVSDGTPRGRAGELLYKATGLAPRLVSRLRALRPVLMHAHFGTNGAMALPLARRLRVPLVVTFHGRDATVHDDHLRAGTLRERRLVTRRPELIRQGALFIAVSEHIRRQLLDRGFPPEKVVTHYNGIDTTFFTPREGPPSAEPAVLFVGRLVEKKGAAGLLRAMAEVQRAVPGARLVLIGDGPLRATLEEQARALGVRCAFLGKLSAGAVLDHMRAAQVFCLPSLTASNGDTEGLPTVVLEALAAGVPTVSTLSAGTPEAVTDGETGLLVPERDEGALAAALIRLLRDAPLRERLARAGRRVVVERFDAAVQARALETLYDRVAEQAPSGTSRGDVPAVKGPGHA
- a CDS encoding glycosyltransferase family 2 protein, with amino-acid sequence MNNGVCAVIVTYNRKDKLRECLTSLWASSERPEKVLVVDNASTDGTPALVAELFPEVDLLVLEQNLGGSGGFEAGMRRAYASGYEYLWLFDDDAYVEKDCLRRLLARADEADVLVPIQVDQAGRKYGIYRWNNGFVEVDKESHATVQVDIFAFVGPLIKRGVVRKIGLPRTDFFISADDIEYALRIKAAGLKTLCVLDAVFYHDYGGRTIKVKRLGRISTRSTQPAWKNYYNVRNELLMARDLDVPAGQKAGVYLYILKKFGRASLAELVYEENFLEKWKYTAIGVKDGLLNRTGKRILPVVK